Below is a window of Stigmatopora nigra isolate UIUO_SnigA chromosome 3, RoL_Snig_1.1, whole genome shotgun sequence DNA.
caacatgggagaagaaaggtatcaaaatttagaactaaattagaatttagTTTGGTGTTATAGATTCAGCTtatctttgagtgtgtctgcatttgAATGCCAgttgatttaaatttgtttttttatgttacgagcgtgtggCCGTGCAGAAAATCCTGCTAATTTTaggactattaaacacatttcagtgcTATTAagccactagttatttgttactttgttaaacgatggcgaattagaacaaatcgaaatgtttttccaatccactatcctttttttggtgttttttttcagatggttggaacgaattaatttgtatttagttcattcctatgggaaacgttcatttgagttacgagtaaatcggcatacgagctcagtcccgcaacgaattaagatcgtatcttgaggtaccgcTGTACATTACTTAATGGTGTGAATTTTGTGTACCACTGTTGTAAAACCAAATGTTTATAAACAGTGTCGTAACTGGCAATAAATACATCACAACAGGGCTaatatttcaaacattttattaatttctcGACATTAACAACCTCATAAACCAAAGCGTAAGAAAGAGCATGCTTGGGCATGCAATGATCTCACAACATGATGATGCCACTGGGTGCGAAGTATAAAACATATACTAATAGTAGAGACTTTGTTTTTATATCATTCATAAATTCAGGACATTTTAATATCCACTGAGAGTTAAAAGCTTGCATTTATTTCACACTGCTCTCCATGTCTCATCTAGCCTTGTGTTACTTAATAAAAGAGAGACGAGAAGGAAAGACTTTACAAAGTGACACCAGATTGAGCAGGCTGAACAAACATGCGGAAAAATCTTATCCGGCCCAAAAAGTGTCAGGAAATGACACTGTAGAAACCCCACTTTCCCAATTTATGTGGTCCAGAGGGTGACTAAGAGACAGAGTCAAAACAGTGCATGCCATTCCTGGTTAAGTGGGGGAGTGTAAGTTGTGTTGACAATTTCTTCTCTCTTCTAAGCCTGGCATCAGTGTATGTTTCATTGCAGTTCACATGAAAATTAATTGAAGATGCTAACTGAATTAATATGAGGCACTCTGCATTCACTCTGGCTTgcaaaaatgtgtcaaagttgAATAATAAtgacacatacacatatttagTATAATTAGTGGTCATAACATAACAGTCTGGAGGCTGTACAATGGGAGAAGACAGAATTCCTCTCCGTATGTTAGCAGTTAAAAGTGTCATCAGATTGGTTGGCGTGCGAGGAGTGATGACAACAAAGTTTCATGAGAATAAGTGTAGGTCTTGAAAGATTTGgatgacattgaaaaaaatcagaagAAGACAAAATAGTGATGTTAAAGGGATTGACGATGCATTTTAACACTCCACACAACCTCATGCAAAAGCTTCAAGTGGGTTTagaatggattaaataaataatggctGAGCCCTTTAAATGATCTACTCTTGCAGCATAGTTCTGTATGTAGCGCATTATGTGAATACTATATGAAATTGGAAAATGGGACCAAGATGGCAAAAGGTTGAAAgacaacattttgttttaatatgcagtcaaaatgtgttttgtgttcTTGGTTAGCATGTTATATGATAACCAGATTAATGCTTTTCTCTGGAGGGATGGAACATGGAGCAAATCTGCCTGTGACAGTCCATATAACAGTACGCAATAGACACCCATGCATATGTGTCCAGAAAATGCCACAATCATATAAAGCTGCACTTTTTAACTTTAATATGAATCATAATCAATTCTCTCTTAATGGTAATGCATTACTCCATCCCCAGAactgtaaataaaatgaaagaggaaaataaatggTGACCATGCGGGAACTTAAATGGGCCTCTTCATCGGCCCTCTGTATCTTTCATCCAGGCTGTGGGCTCCAGTGGAAAAAGCAGAATGTCCATTGCAACAAGTAAGAATATAATTTAATGCAGTACTCAGAACTGTTTCATcttaaataaagaaatgaatgaaaagaatggCTACTCCAATATTAAGTAAGATGACCATAACCACCAGAATGGAGCTGGAGCCCTAGAAGACGAGAGTATGAAAAGAAGAATTAGTCCACCAGTGTAATGCCGGTATAATGTTTGCACCGTCTAGAACAAGTGAATACATTCCTCTCCTtgctttttagattttaaccAAATGGGTCGTTTCAGACTACGAGGATAATTTACATCCGacttttcaaatttccaatcttaggtaaaacagtattttttgttgtctaGTAATTGTAATctttttgcagtgtttttatACATACTAAACCTTGATTAAATGTCACACTGTAGTACATCCAACCCTTGTTATGCGTATGATCAGAATAAGGTAAgatacattcattatttttacttAATTTATTTCCACAAcgaggtggcttatatgcgagtaaatatggtaacaAAAGCACCTTCCCTTTCGTATTGTAAACAAAATCATTACAACTTGACAAAAAAGCGAGACAGAAAAAGACTTACTGAGTTTGATTTGAGTGGGAAATGCTCTCCTTCCTGCTCCAGTGTGATGGGCTGAGACTGAAGTGGTGGGGAGAGGGTGAGGTCCCTATGCAACGGCCAGTCCTCCAACTCCGCCCCCACGCTCAAGTTGTCCAGCATCTGGACTGAGTCCACAGATCGCTCTCTAACTGGCCTCAGAGCTCGGGATCGCAGCCTATTGTTTTTGAGGAGTGCAGGCGATTCCTCAGCCAACCCCTGCGGTATCTGCGATTCCGGACACTGAAGCCTCATGTCTACCgtgtattcattcatcatctccTCATCTTGCTCCGTGAGGCGTGAGTGGGCAGGGCTCCACCTAAGGGTGCTCACTGCAGTCCAACCCTCGGCGTGGCCGTCTTGCCTTTGGTCAATTACAGCATGCTCATTATGCTTGTGGTTGGAAGGATTGTGCTGCTTTAGGTGCTTGGAGACATTTTTCCGAAAGCAACTGGAGGCCACGTAGTCGTTGGGGCTGTGATTGGCAGAGATATGATCTTGGGAGTTGTGATTGGAGGAAGCATGTTCAGAAGTCTTGTGATTGGACATGATATGATCCAAAGCCTTGTGATTGGACGAAATGTGTACCTGCCTATAATTGGAAGAGGCATGCTCACAAGCCTTGTGGTTGCTAGATGAAGGATCCCATGTTTTATGATTGGATGATGTGTACTCCCTCGACTTGTGATTGGAAGAGGCATGCTTGGAGGATTTTTGGCTGGACACAGAGTTCTCCCATGCTCTGTGGGAAGACGAGTGCTCCCAGACTTTATGATTGGACGTTGATTTATCACGTACCTTGTGGTTGGCCAAAAGGACGGGATCGTGACCATTAACTTGTCCCTCCTGCTCTTCTAGTAAAGAGGGCGTTGTTGAACGGCTGCTACACCCTCGATCCGGGTACACACCATCCGTCCAATTGTTAGAACCTCCTTTCAGCGGGTTCGGATCCCGTGATTCCCCCAACACTTGAATCTCTGACCCGCCTTGATCATCCACGGCACTCTGTCTCATGAAGCAAGCATTTCTGGAACGATGCACAAGTTTGGTAGGGCTCCGAGTTGGACAAATGGGGACACTCAGCACAGGACTGAAATTAGGCGTTGTTACAGGCGGTGTCGTGTCCGGAGTACATAGCTCCGGACTGTCTGTTCCGGTGGAGATGACCTCGTGGTCTTTGTCCTTGGCATCCTGGTGCTGAGGCTTCTGACATCCCAGCCCTAGAAAAACAGTTGGATAATTACACCAGTGAAGTGAACTGGCAGGAAGTCCCGTTGATCTCATTATGTGgacagtgtgtgtttgtgtgtgaataaGGACAAGCGTCAAAAGCATGTATAATTTTACATAAGATGCAAACAAATTGCACAGGCAGCGTGTCCTTCAACCTAAAATAGGATTACATTGTATGGAATAAAAGGTGTCTCTATCTTTAGACCTTTCTCGACCTTTCTATTTGCCAGGTGGACACATGGTCGTGGAGTTTTACACAACATGCAAAACAATGGAGGATTAGAATTTGCTCCGTAGCTTCATTTCGTAGCGGACCCCTACAGACTTCTTGGAGATGCATAAACATAAatcatgtatatatacaaaggtggaaaaaattgaaaataaaagattgatGTTACTATGCACAGCAAAATTTGAAAAGCTATTAGATTTTATCACGAcctttgaatgaattaatattagaTTTTACTATTCACTATATTTgtatagaggtcattgattgtGTAGTTCTACATTCGCCTGACATTGGTGGGAGCAGCATGGGATGGACTCActggcggtgtgattgtgagtgtgaatgcatGTCTGTCGATGTGTGTGCCCAACGACTGACTGGTACCCAGTTTAGGATTCAGTCCACCTATCatccaaaatcagctgggataggctccagcgccccaaAACCCTGATGAGGATTAATGCAGTTGAAAATTAAATGctgaatgaataattgtatACATTAGTTTTTTTGGTTTCATAAATATTTATTGAATTATCTCCAGTGTATATAATTAAATTGAATACCTTAATTACTATATTTTAtaggtacagtaatacctcgacattcgagtgccccgacatacgagtaaaattcagaACAAATATTAACCCTGAGATACGACACAACTTTTGAGATACGGCCATTTGAGACAGCCAGTTGGCCAGGGCGCGAGACGCTGCTTTATGATTTCACCACACTGTCGTCTCCTTCGCCGTATCTTGctcgtgcaaagatctctacgagcactgggcggattgttgcattttttcttttttttttaaattagtcagtgcagaattaa
It encodes the following:
- the jph3a gene encoding junctophilin-3; this encodes MSTGGRFDFDDGGSYCGGWEQGKAHGRGVCTGPQGQGEYAGAWSHGFEVLGVYTWPSGNSYQGTWAQGKRHGVGVESKGRWDYRGEWTQGFKGRYGQLESTASGARYEGTWSNGLQDGYGTETYSDGGTYQGQWLGGMRHGYGVRQSVPYGMAAVILFPLRTSINSLRSEHSHSPPATLEDGVAHTPTDGVVAGLAGSPVGRGGFALTAPSEAERQRKRKGRFRQSILNGLKLRRSESKSSLASQLSKQSSFCSEAGMSTVSSAASDIHSNASENEHGTPVDATVTEMYAGEWRSDHRAGWGVSRRSDGLHYTGEWAGNKRHGYGCTTFPDGTKEEGKYKQNVLVSGKRKNLIPLRASKIREKVDRAVESAEKAAEIAKQKAEIAMSRMSHARGKAEAAERVAQKAMEECQMSRMAAKELSPSFEIYDNGLGCQKPQHQDAKDKDHEVISTGTDSPELCTPDTTPPVTTPNFSPVLSVPICPTRSPTKLVHRSRNACFMRQSAVDDQGGSEIQVLGESRDPNPLKGGSNNWTDGVYPDRGCSSRSTTPSLLEEQEGQVNGHDPVLLANHKVRDKSTSNHKVWEHSSSHRAWENSVSSQKSSKHASSNHKSREYTSSNHKTWDPSSSNHKACEHASSNYRQVHISSNHKALDHIMSNHKTSEHASSNHNSQDHISANHSPNDYVASSCFRKNVSKHLKQHNPSNHKHNEHAVIDQRQDGHAEGWTAVSTLRWSPAHSRLTEQDEEMMNEYTVDMRLQCPESQIPQGLAEESPALLKNNRLRSRALRPVRERSVDSVQMLDNLSVGAELEDWPLHRDLTLSPPLQSQPITLEQEGEHFPLKSNSGSSSILVVMVILLNIGVAILFIHFFI